One Streptococcus gallolyticus subsp. gallolyticus DSM 16831 DNA window includes the following coding sequences:
- a CDS encoding pectate lyase encodes MKTTKQVLLVLFSAIFMVSMTLAGMSSLKVDASTTVSWNFKNSSFKNLGTISSTTTVDGLTLVATDSLTMQVKAKNATVSGADYTYALALSGRGDQNGRAVKVPVSGNDVIKVTLQSSSSTDARTLIVADSAGNQLTTMSAGTTASTQSYTYTGGGDDIWLYSQDSGIDIFKIQVDSNGTSSTSTTTTTSDTSATNTSDGTVVTSYSELLSAISQAENAGGGKIYVSGTSIACSGQIALSKVNSNVQIIGVQNADGTYPELDFSSFMSSYIGKASSDSAVGIRITGSNYTLQNLIVEHAPDNGIQIKGTSAGNNKVSNCITRYNNDAGLQVTAGAYQNTIEYVCSYRNCDVYTRGGNADGFAPKLGAGSGNTFSYCYAWDNSDDGWDSYDKSGDVTPDISYTYCAVWNNGNPDVFTGKYDFDNGNSLDENLLLVQLIEAQDSSFATNYANGQFSLPTSSFIQTDAGTVSPSTWTGSSYDGNPNGFKLGSAYSTSSATRTLSYCLAFDESKKGFDNNNSSVTGNFNHCIAFDNGYNYYIQPLTIIGWSAVYGFSGTSSDKLPSGYSVSTPSTSTQSSIRSTVESTKNAIIASCQANKIPGKVTFNIF; translated from the coding sequence ATGAAAACAACAAAACAAGTGTTATTAGTATTGTTTAGTGCCATTTTTATGGTTAGTATGACACTAGCGGGAATGTCTAGTTTGAAAGTAGATGCCTCAACAACGGTATCTTGGAATTTCAAAAACTCAAGTTTCAAAAATCTTGGAACAATTTCTAGCACAACGACGGTTGATGGCTTGACGTTGGTAGCAACAGATAGCTTGACCATGCAGGTTAAGGCTAAAAATGCGACGGTTTCTGGAGCTGATTATACCTATGCTTTGGCGCTTAGTGGGAGAGGTGACCAAAACGGCAGAGCTGTCAAGGTTCCAGTGTCTGGAAATGACGTGATTAAAGTAACCTTGCAAAGCTCTTCAAGCACAGACGCAAGAACTTTGATTGTTGCTGATTCAGCAGGAAATCAATTGACAACAATGTCTGCTGGGACAACAGCTAGTACACAATCTTACACTTATACAGGTGGTGGGGATGATATTTGGTTGTATTCACAAGATAGTGGTATTGATATTTTTAAAATTCAAGTTGATTCAAACGGGACAAGCAGTACATCAACTACCACAACAACTTCAGATACTTCTGCAACCAACACATCAGACGGTACAGTTGTAACAAGCTATTCGGAATTGCTTTCAGCGATTAGCCAAGCAGAAAATGCTGGTGGTGGCAAAATTTACGTATCAGGGACAAGCATTGCTTGTAGCGGACAAATTGCGCTTTCAAAAGTCAATTCAAATGTCCAAATCATTGGTGTGCAAAACGCAGACGGTACTTACCCAGAATTGGATTTCTCAAGCTTTATGTCAAGCTATATTGGTAAAGCGTCGTCAGATTCAGCGGTTGGTATCAGAATTACAGGGTCAAATTATACGCTTCAAAACTTGATTGTGGAACATGCCCCAGATAACGGGATTCAAATCAAGGGAACAAGCGCAGGAAACAATAAAGTGTCAAACTGTATCACACGTTATAATAATGATGCAGGTTTGCAAGTAACAGCAGGCGCTTATCAAAATACTATCGAATATGTTTGCAGTTACCGAAACTGTGATGTCTATACTCGTGGTGGTAATGCAGACGGCTTTGCACCAAAACTTGGTGCTGGTAGCGGCAATACTTTCTCATACTGCTATGCTTGGGATAATTCTGATGACGGTTGGGATTCATATGACAAATCAGGTGACGTGACACCAGACATCAGCTACACTTATTGTGCAGTGTGGAACAATGGTAACCCAGATGTCTTTACAGGAAAATATGATTTTGACAATGGTAACTCACTTGATGAGAACCTCTTATTGGTTCAATTGATTGAAGCTCAAGACAGTTCTTTTGCAACAAATTACGCTAATGGTCAATTCTCATTGCCAACAAGTAGCTTTATTCAAACAGATGCAGGGACAGTTAGTCCTTCTACTTGGACTGGAAGTTCTTATGACGGTAATCCAAACGGCTTTAAACTTGGTTCTGCTTATTCAACCTCTAGTGCAACAAGAACACTTTCTTATTGCTTAGCGTTTGATGAATCTAAAAAAGGTTTTGACAACAATAACAGCTCTGTTACTGGTAATTTCAATCACTGTATTGCTTTTGACAATGGTTATAATTACTATATTCAACCACTTACGATTATAGGGTGGTCAGCTGTTTATGGCTTTAGTGGAACAAGTAGTGATAAACTTCCAAGTGGTTATTCTGTCAGCACACCATCTACTAGCACACAATCTTCAATCAGAAGCACAGTAGAAAGCACCAAGAATGCCATTATTGCAAGCTGTCAAGCAAACAAAATCCCAGGAAAAGTAACCTTTAATATTTTCTAA
- the thrS gene encoding threonine--tRNA ligase codes for MVKITFPDGAVREFESGVTPFEIAQSISNSLAKKALAGKFNGQLIDTTREITEDGSIEIVTPDHEDALGILRHSAAHLFAQAAKRLFPDLCLGVGPAIEDGFYYDTDNKAGQISDEDLPRIEEEMKKIVKENFPCIRKEITIDEARELFKNDPYKLELIEEHGADEGGLTVYSQGEFTDLCRGPHVPSTGRIQVFHLLNVAGAYWRGNSDNAMMQRVYGTAWFDKKDLKAYLKQRQEAKERDHRKLGKELDLFMISQEVGQGLPFWLPDGATIRRTLERYIVDKEVASGYLHVYTPPLASVDLYKTSGHWDHYREDMFPTMDMGDGEEFVLRPMNCPHHIQVYKHHVHSYRELPIRIAEIGMMHRYEKSGALSGLQRVREMSLNDGHLFVTPEQIQEEFQKALQLIIDVYADFNLTEYRFRLSLRDPKDTHKYYDDDEMWENAQSMLKAALDEMGVEYFEAEGEAAFYGPKLDIQVKTALGNEETLSTIQLDFLLPERFGLTYIGADGEEHRPVMIHRGVISTMERFTAILIENYKGAFPTWLAPHQVTVIPVSNEAHVDYAWEVAKVLRDKGVRVDVDERNEKMQLKIRQSQTKKIPYQLIVGDKEMADKTVNVRRYGSKQTHTEAIDEFVDNILADINRKSRPDAE; via the coding sequence ATGGTTAAAATCACTTTTCCAGATGGCGCTGTGCGCGAATTTGAATCTGGTGTAACACCTTTTGAAATTGCTCAAAGCATTAGCAATTCACTAGCTAAAAAAGCCTTGGCTGGTAAATTTAATGGTCAATTGATTGATACAACCCGTGAAATTACTGAAGACGGTAGCATTGAAATCGTGACACCTGACCACGAAGATGCTCTTGGTATCTTACGTCACTCAGCTGCTCACCTTTTTGCACAAGCAGCAAAACGTCTTTTCCCAGACCTTTGCCTTGGTGTAGGTCCTGCTATTGAAGATGGTTTCTACTACGATACTGATAATAAAGCTGGTCAAATCTCTGATGAAGATCTTCCTCGTATCGAAGAAGAAATGAAAAAAATCGTTAAAGAAAACTTTCCATGTATTCGTAAAGAAATCACAATTGATGAAGCGCGTGAATTGTTCAAAAACGACCCTTACAAACTTGAATTGATTGAAGAACATGGTGCAGACGAAGGTGGTCTTACTGTTTATTCACAAGGTGAATTCACTGACCTTTGCCGTGGTCCACACGTGCCTTCAACTGGTCGTATCCAAGTTTTCCACCTATTGAACGTCGCTGGTGCTTACTGGCGTGGAAATAGCGACAATGCGATGATGCAACGTGTTTACGGTACTGCTTGGTTCGACAAAAAAGACCTTAAAGCTTACCTTAAACAACGTCAAGAAGCTAAAGAACGTGACCACCGTAAACTTGGTAAAGAACTTGATTTGTTCATGATTTCTCAAGAAGTTGGTCAAGGTCTTCCATTCTGGTTGCCAGACGGTGCAACAATTCGTCGTACGTTGGAACGCTACATCGTTGATAAAGAAGTAGCTTCAGGCTACCTTCACGTTTATACTCCACCTTTGGCTTCAGTTGATTTGTACAAAACATCAGGTCACTGGGACCACTACCGTGAAGATATGTTCCCAACAATGGATATGGGGGATGGTGAAGAATTCGTTCTTCGTCCAATGAACTGCCCACACCACATCCAAGTTTATAAACACCATGTACACTCATACCGTGAATTGCCAATCCGTATTGCGGAAATCGGTATGATGCACCGTTACGAAAAATCAGGTGCTTTGTCAGGTCTTCAACGTGTTCGTGAAATGTCACTTAACGACGGTCACTTATTCGTAACACCTGAACAAATTCAAGAAGAATTCCAAAAAGCTCTTCAATTGATTATCGATGTTTACGCAGATTTCAACTTGACTGAATACCGTTTCCGTCTTTCACTACGTGACCCTAAAGACACTCACAAATACTATGATGACGACGAAATGTGGGAAAATGCACAATCAATGTTGAAAGCTGCCTTGGATGAAATGGGTGTTGAATACTTCGAAGCAGAAGGTGAAGCAGCTTTTTACGGTCCAAAACTTGATATTCAAGTGAAAACAGCTCTTGGTAACGAAGAAACATTGTCAACTATCCAACTTGACTTCCTTCTTCCAGAACGTTTCGGTTTGACATACATTGGTGCTGATGGTGAAGAACACCGTCCAGTTATGATTCACCGTGGCGTTATCTCAACAATGGAACGTTTCACAGCTATCTTGATTGAAAATTACAAAGGTGCCTTCCCAACATGGCTTGCACCACACCAAGTAACTGTTATCCCAGTTTCTAACGAAGCTCACGTTGACTATGCTTGGGAAGTTGCTAAAGTTCTTCGCGACAAAGGCGTTCGTGTTGACGTTGATGAACGCAACGAAAAAATGCAACTTAAAATCCGTCAAAGCCAAACTAAGAAAATCCCTTACCAATTAATCGTTGGTGACAAAGAAATGGCTGATAAGACAGTTAACGTTCGTCGCTATGGAAGCAAGCAAACTCACACAGAAGCAATCGATGAATTTGTTGACAATATCCTAGCTGACATTAACCGCAAATCACGTCCAGATGCTGAATAA
- a CDS encoding glycosyltransferase family 4 protein — protein sequence MRIGLFTDTYFPQVSGVSTSICTLKEELEKEGHEVYIFTTTDKAVKRYEDPTIIRLPSVPFVSFTDRRVVYRGLISSYKIAKQYKLDIIHTQTEFSVGVLGKMIAAALRIPAVHTYHTQYEDYVGYIAKGKIIKPGMVKYIIRGYLNDLDGVICPSRIVLNLLDGYDIKIPKRVIPTGIRVEEYERKDITAEDAKALRDKLGIADDETMLLSLSRVSYEKNIQAILKQFPEVLSENKRVKLVVVGDGPYLQDLKDLVAELGIEEAVIFTGMVPHDETALYYKASDFFISASTSETQGLTYTESLASGTPVIAHGNPYLDDIIDQKMFGTLFYHEEDLADAILDAIADTPAMDERTYKEKMYAISAEHFGKSVYAFYLDVLISAKNKKKSKLSLTVRSQDEKTSIKFAQSAIKMPAKAVKATAKTSAKVVKAPKRLINSIRDFID from the coding sequence ATGAGAATAGGTCTTTTTACAGATACCTATTTCCCTCAAGTTTCAGGGGTTTCAACAAGCATTTGCACCCTAAAAGAAGAATTGGAAAAAGAGGGACACGAGGTTTATATATTTACTACCACTGATAAAGCCGTTAAACGCTACGAGGATCCAACGATTATTCGTCTGCCTAGCGTTCCTTTTGTGTCGTTTACTGACCGCCGTGTGGTTTATCGTGGGTTAATTTCGTCTTATAAAATAGCAAAGCAGTATAAGTTGGATATTATTCACACTCAGACTGAATTTAGTGTTGGTGTTTTAGGGAAAATGATTGCTGCTGCGCTCCGCATTCCTGCGGTACACACTTATCATACTCAGTACGAGGATTATGTTGGTTACATTGCCAAAGGGAAAATCATCAAACCTGGCATGGTTAAGTACATTATTCGCGGTTATTTGAACGATTTAGACGGTGTTATTTGCCCGTCACGCATTGTCTTAAATCTGTTAGACGGTTACGATATTAAAATTCCTAAACGTGTTATCCCGACAGGTATTCGTGTGGAAGAATACGAACGCAAGGATATTACAGCAGAAGATGCTAAAGCTCTCCGCGATAAATTAGGTATTGCTGATGACGAAACCATGCTGCTTAGCTTGTCACGTGTTTCTTACGAAAAAAATATCCAAGCTATCCTAAAACAATTTCCAGAAGTTTTGTCAGAAAATAAACGTGTTAAGTTAGTTGTTGTTGGTGATGGACCCTATCTCCAAGATTTGAAAGATTTGGTAGCAGAGTTGGGCATTGAAGAAGCTGTGATTTTTACAGGAATGGTCCCACATGACGAGACAGCTTTGTATTATAAGGCAAGTGATTTCTTTATTTCAGCTTCTACTAGTGAGACACAAGGATTGACCTACACAGAAAGCCTTGCCAGCGGAACGCCTGTCATTGCTCATGGCAATCCTTATTTGGACGATATTATTGACCAAAAGATGTTCGGGACACTCTTTTATCATGAAGAAGATTTAGCAGATGCAATTTTAGATGCGATTGCCGATACACCAGCAATGGACGAAAGGACATACAAAGAAAAAATGTACGCTATTTCAGCAGAGCATTTTGGAAAATCAGTCTATGCCTTTTATTTAGACGTCTTGATTTCAGCCAAAAATAAGAAAAAATCAAAATTATCATTGACAGTGCGAAGCCAAGATGAAAAAACATCTATCAAATTTGCTCAATCAGCGATAAAAATGCCAGCTAAAGCTGTTAAAGCGACAGCTAAAACATCAGCCAAAGTTGTCAAGGCTCCAAAACGATTAATTAATTCAATTCGAGATTTCATTGATTAA